One segment of Allorhodopirellula heiligendammensis DNA contains the following:
- a CDS encoding Mov34/MPN/PAD-1 family protein: MQKTNRSNRVLRFSPFALAKLVYLRDIGPTEIGGFGISNADDLLLIEDIQLVRQTCSVTSVEFDDASVADFFDSQVDAGRQPEQFARVWVHTHPGASPSPSQTDEETFSRCFGGVDWAVMHILAEEGNTYTRARFNVGPGTDRRLRCRTILDCEFPGTDHDQWFEEYRDNVTIDDPFASRRSLTDRYDDTDWWQQPPTAADLWSDRLFEVGR, encoded by the coding sequence ATGCAAAAGACGAACCGGAGCAACCGTGTCCTGCGGTTCAGCCCGTTTGCGTTGGCAAAGCTAGTGTACCTGCGTGACATCGGGCCCACCGAAATCGGCGGTTTTGGAATTTCCAATGCCGATGACCTGTTGCTGATCGAAGACATTCAGTTGGTCCGACAAACCTGCTCGGTCACCTCCGTCGAGTTCGACGACGCCAGCGTTGCCGACTTCTTTGACAGCCAAGTCGATGCCGGGCGCCAACCAGAGCAATTCGCGCGAGTCTGGGTCCACACGCACCCCGGCGCCTCACCCTCACCGAGTCAAACCGATGAGGAAACGTTCAGTCGCTGCTTCGGCGGCGTCGATTGGGCCGTGATGCACATCCTGGCGGAAGAGGGAAACACGTACACCCGAGCCCGCTTCAATGTGGGCCCTGGAACGGATCGGCGACTGCGCTGCCGAACGATTCTCGATTGCGAGTTCCCGGGAACCGACCACGATCAATGGTTCGAAGAATACCGTGACAACGTCACGATCGACGACCCATTCGCATCGCGACGTTCGCTCACCGATCGCTACGACGATACCGACTGGTGGCAGCAGCCTCCCACGGCCGCCGATTTGTGGAGCGACCGGTTGTTCGAGGTTGGCCGATGA
- a CDS encoding RNA 2'-phosphotransferase: MKTDKSLVSTSKFLSLILRHQPEVVGLKLDDEGWLDIAQVVDAANQHGKQLSLELLHEVVATNDKKRFALSEDGLRIRASQGHSVAGVDLKLAETTPPATLYHGTVAAFIECIRSTGLEKRSRNHVHLSTDEETATKVGSRRGKPIILRVDAAAMHRDGHLFYLSANGVWLVDAVPVEFLTFPE; encoded by the coding sequence ATGAAAACTGACAAATCACTCGTTTCCACCAGCAAGTTTCTCAGCTTGATTCTGCGCCATCAACCCGAAGTCGTTGGCCTGAAGCTGGATGACGAAGGCTGGCTCGACATCGCTCAAGTGGTCGACGCGGCGAACCAGCACGGCAAGCAATTGTCGCTCGAACTACTTCACGAAGTCGTCGCGACCAATGACAAAAAGCGGTTTGCGTTGAGCGAGGATGGTCTACGAATTCGTGCCAGCCAAGGGCATTCCGTCGCCGGCGTCGACTTAAAGCTCGCCGAAACCACGCCACCAGCAACGCTTTATCACGGAACTGTTGCTGCGTTCATCGAATGTATCCGGTCCACTGGCCTTGAAAAGCGGTCTCGCAACCACGTCCATCTCTCGACCGACGAAGAGACGGCGACCAAAGTCGGCTCGCGGCGTGGCAAGCCGATCATTCTTCGCGTCGACGCCGCAGCGATGCATCGTGACGGACACCTATTCTACTTGTCGGCCAACGGAGTGTGGCTGGTCGATGCGGTTCCAGTGGAGTTCTTGACCTTTCCGGAGTGA
- a CDS encoding slipin family protein codes for MFRKIHIRSYEVGLKFRDGELVGLLSPGKHYVWTGLGKVHVRVVSKRDPWIVDDQLDVIVKSGKFAGKADVIDLKDHQRALVWIDGRFNRVLGPGLYAYWIGVRDVRLEVVAIENARFEHKELAAIVRGGDATRWLDVCKVDRDHVGVLFLDGRYADELSPGLYAFWREAADARVVELDMRESQVDVSGQEIFTADKVTLRMNAIITYGVKDARRAVSASTDVRQSLYREAQLALRSAVGARELDGFLAAKDDLIEELEASVRDRAAVLGLEVVSVGIRDVILPGDMKDLMNKVTEAKKAAEANLISRREETAAMRSQANTAKLLADNPTLMRLRELEVLEKVASAGNMSIVLGERGLADRVVNLL; via the coding sequence ATGTTCCGCAAGATTCATATCCGCAGCTACGAAGTCGGCTTGAAATTCCGAGACGGTGAATTGGTTGGACTGCTCAGTCCTGGTAAGCACTACGTCTGGACCGGACTAGGCAAGGTCCACGTGCGAGTGGTCAGCAAGCGAGATCCGTGGATCGTCGACGACCAGCTTGACGTGATCGTGAAGTCGGGGAAATTCGCCGGCAAAGCTGACGTGATCGACTTGAAGGACCACCAGCGTGCGTTGGTGTGGATCGACGGTCGATTCAACCGCGTGCTTGGCCCAGGCCTGTACGCTTATTGGATCGGCGTGCGTGATGTTCGCCTTGAAGTCGTCGCAATTGAGAACGCCCGTTTCGAGCACAAGGAGCTTGCAGCGATCGTTCGTGGTGGTGACGCGACTCGTTGGCTGGACGTTTGCAAGGTCGATCGCGACCACGTGGGGGTCTTGTTCCTGGACGGTCGCTATGCCGACGAACTCTCGCCAGGTCTGTACGCGTTCTGGAGGGAAGCAGCGGACGCACGAGTGGTAGAGCTCGATATGCGTGAGTCACAAGTCGACGTGAGTGGTCAGGAGATTTTCACAGCCGACAAGGTGACGCTGCGAATGAACGCGATCATCACTTACGGGGTAAAGGATGCTCGTCGCGCTGTAAGTGCCTCGACGGACGTTCGACAGTCGCTGTACCGAGAGGCGCAGTTGGCTTTGCGATCCGCTGTCGGTGCACGAGAACTTGACGGGTTCCTCGCCGCGAAGGACGATCTGATCGAAGAACTCGAAGCAAGCGTCCGCGACCGCGCCGCAGTGCTCGGCTTGGAAGTCGTCTCGGTTGGTATTCGCGACGTGATCCTTCCCGGCGACATGAAGGACTTGATGAACAAGGTGACCGAGGCCAAGAAGGCGGCCGAGGCCAACTTGATCTCGCGTCGTGAGGAAACGGCCGCGATGCGCAGCCAAGCCAACACGGCAAAGCTGCTGGCCGACAACCCAACGCTGATGCGATTGCGAGAACTGGAAGTACTCGAAAAGGTCGCTTCAGCGGGCAACATGAGCATCGTGCTCGGCGAGAGGGGACTCGCCGATCGAGTCGTCAACTTGCTGTAA
- a CDS encoding phosphatase domain-containing putative toxin codes for MKYGFLFSLLTIAIGVATLRGGPWAWLLFYPAFSFGVVAAAYLFSGPGVFGKRFDGRRSRLGTLLVLPYVLYVMVVWHVVRLLSREPRANALNDELVLSPRLLGHELPEGIASVVDLTCEFTEPKERWSLQSYLCHPMLDGTGSTSNEIRELADEIIKMPKPVLIHCAQGHGRTGLVAATVLIVSGEAQTAADAIAMIQAVRPGVELNKAQRMILEQT; via the coding sequence GTGAAATACGGGTTCCTTTTCTCGTTGTTGACGATCGCGATTGGTGTGGCAACGCTTCGTGGTGGGCCGTGGGCCTGGCTGCTCTTTTATCCCGCGTTTTCGTTTGGGGTGGTTGCTGCCGCGTATCTGTTCTCGGGACCGGGCGTCTTTGGCAAGCGTTTTGATGGGCGTCGTTCTCGGCTTGGGACGTTGTTAGTGCTGCCCTATGTTCTGTACGTTATGGTGGTGTGGCATGTCGTCCGGTTGCTGTCGCGTGAACCGAGGGCCAACGCTTTGAACGACGAGCTAGTGTTGTCGCCCCGTTTGCTTGGGCATGAATTGCCGGAGGGCATTGCATCGGTCGTTGACTTGACATGCGAGTTCACGGAACCCAAGGAACGATGGAGCCTTCAGTCCTACCTTTGCCATCCGATGCTTGACGGAACGGGATCGACATCGAATGAGATCCGTGAATTGGCAGACGAAATCATCAAAATGCCGAAGCCGGTCCTGATTCACTGCGCCCAAGGACACGGAAGAACGGGCCTGGTTGCTGCGACCGTGTTGATCGTGTCCGGTGAGGCCCAAACGGCGGCGGACGCAATCGCGATGATTCAGGCGGTCCGGCCCGGTGTCGAATTGAACAAAGCACAACGAATGATCTTGGAGCAAACTTAA
- a CDS encoding ThiF family adenylyltransferase yields MTTETFNRFARQSDLVPTDRLTQVTATVIGVGAIGRQVALQLAAIGAPRIQLIDFDHVDLSNTTTQGYRKHEIGWSKPFACGEAISELDSTIEVTRIEDRFRPRQTIGNAVFCCVDSITARSAIWKSVEGRVAFWADGRMLGEVIRVLAADDTPSSQHYATTLFAASEAQQGTCTSRSTIYAASIAAGMMVHQFTRWLRNIPTDADTSVNLLSGEWTVREAS; encoded by the coding sequence ATGACCACCGAAACATTCAACCGGTTCGCCCGTCAGAGCGACTTGGTCCCAACGGACCGCCTCACCCAAGTCACCGCAACGGTGATCGGCGTGGGCGCAATCGGTCGCCAAGTCGCACTGCAACTAGCCGCCATCGGCGCGCCCCGCATCCAACTGATCGACTTCGATCATGTCGACTTGTCGAACACAACAACGCAGGGCTATCGAAAGCACGAGATCGGCTGGAGTAAACCGTTTGCATGCGGTGAAGCGATCAGTGAACTCGATTCAACGATCGAGGTCACACGAATCGAGGATCGCTTCCGTCCCAGACAAACCATCGGCAACGCAGTTTTCTGTTGTGTCGATTCGATCACGGCGCGGTCGGCGATTTGGAAGTCTGTCGAGGGCCGCGTCGCGTTCTGGGCGGATGGCCGTATGCTGGGCGAGGTGATCCGCGTGCTGGCTGCCGATGACACACCGTCATCACAGCACTATGCGACAACCCTGTTCGCTGCTTCTGAAGCCCAGCAAGGAACCTGCACTTCACGCAGCACGATCTACGCCGCCAGCATCGCTGCGGGAATGATGGTGCACCAGTTCACTCGCTGGCTCCGAAACATACCGACGGACGCCGACACCTCCGTCAATCTGCTTTCCGGCGAATGGACCGTCCGCGAAGCTTCCTAA
- a CDS encoding four helix bundle protein encodes MKPDDLSERLLDLAARVGKVVDALPETRLGKHIAGQLVRSGTSPAPNYEEACAAESRRDFIHKVRVSLKELRETRCWIKLIMRSELLPEAKMVEIERETNERCKILGQSLVTARRNEDLDKAKRCKPVPK; translated from the coding sequence ATGAAACCGGACGATCTGTCGGAAAGATTGCTGGACCTTGCCGCTCGCGTTGGCAAGGTAGTTGATGCTTTGCCGGAAACTCGACTTGGCAAACATATTGCAGGGCAACTGGTGCGGAGTGGGACATCGCCCGCACCGAACTACGAAGAAGCATGCGCGGCGGAAAGTCGGCGTGACTTTATTCATAAGGTTCGAGTGTCGCTGAAGGAACTCCGGGAGACAAGATGCTGGATCAAGCTGATTATGCGATCTGAGTTGTTGCCTGAAGCGAAGATGGTTGAGATCGAACGCGAAACCAACGAGCGATGCAAAATCCTGGGTCAATCACTCGTCACAGCACGCCGCAACGAAGATCTCGACAAGGCAAAACGCTGCAAACCAGTACCCAAATGA
- a CDS encoding transposase has protein sequence MEGTNNKIKTLQRQSYGIRDREYFELLLYSLHQKKYALVG, from the coding sequence ATGGAGGGCACCAATAACAAAATCAAGACGCTCCAACGACAATCCTACGGCATTCGTGATCGCGAATACTTCGAACTACTGCTTTATTCGCTCCATCAGAAAAAGTACGCTTTAGTCGGATGA
- a CDS encoding DUF6896 domain-containing protein — MHSNIYQTLKHRLNLVLKGGGREDLHLQTLIESPIGLSPWEGWLVLCLIRHRGRQQFLLENMRARLDGEPEVIARAGYLGHPDRPRVGLVPGDTDWEYRFHGRGCSMTHRVTGEDIDVDLHDETADWIGRYFFEKYLESLQRPTFVEKRICELYPSARSVNVGIDELLERGILEAGEYGASFRLAIPWEELCDLLDQVECQWHQVGTQNLTAAAISDWQRLSEVRADWEYQAEACFREKCDDLQRRFLGDQCSSDALTLLADLNAPNLEFCVGHALRLSASGVLLSAIRIIEEKSLSDRWNRHLKDVVDRVDPNGELPSPRIWTTALKLLVRLNPKGDWGNEFVRLNRNELSEAAIFSMEMKLPCSMNLI; from the coding sequence GTGCACTCGAATATTTACCAAACTCTGAAGCATCGTTTGAACCTCGTTCTGAAGGGCGGCGGGCGAGAGGATCTACATCTACAGACGTTGATTGAGTCACCGATTGGGTTGTCGCCTTGGGAAGGCTGGCTCGTACTGTGCTTGATTCGACATCGCGGACGTCAGCAGTTCCTTCTTGAGAACATGCGAGCGCGACTCGATGGCGAGCCGGAGGTAATCGCTAGGGCGGGCTACTTGGGGCATCCAGACAGGCCACGCGTCGGTCTCGTACCAGGCGACACTGACTGGGAGTATCGATTTCATGGGCGAGGTTGTTCCATGACGCATCGCGTTACGGGAGAGGACATCGACGTCGATCTTCATGATGAGACGGCGGACTGGATCGGTCGCTACTTCTTTGAGAAGTATCTCGAGTCGTTGCAACGTCCAACATTCGTCGAGAAACGGATTTGCGAACTCTATCCGTCCGCTCGCTCGGTGAACGTCGGTATCGATGAGTTGCTTGAGCGAGGAATCTTGGAAGCTGGAGAGTATGGAGCGTCATTTCGACTAGCGATCCCTTGGGAAGAATTGTGTGATCTGCTTGACCAGGTTGAGTGCCAATGGCACCAGGTTGGAACTCAAAATTTGACTGCAGCTGCGATATCCGATTGGCAGCGCCTGTCTGAGGTTAGAGCAGATTGGGAATATCAGGCTGAAGCATGCTTTCGGGAGAAATGCGACGATCTTCAGCGGCGTTTCCTCGGCGACCAATGTTCATCCGATGCTTTGACACTGCTTGCTGATTTGAATGCCCCCAATCTTGAGTTTTGCGTTGGTCATGCGTTAAGACTGTCAGCGTCGGGAGTCCTATTGTCCGCAATCAGAATCATTGAAGAAAAGTCGCTCTCGGATCGATGGAACAGACACCTGAAAGATGTCGTCGATCGAGTGGATCCGAACGGCGAACTCCCATCACCGCGAATCTGGACCACTGCACTGAAGTTGCTGGTCCGGCTAAACCCAAAAGGCGACTGGGGAAATGAGTTTGTGCGGCTTAATCGAAACGAGCTGAGTGAAGCGGCGATTTTTTCAATGGAAATGAAGCTACCGTGCTCGATGAATTTGATTTGA
- a CDS encoding general secretion pathway protein GspE produces MRSPRIFTVNRSLAKQLDRGVHVGCQFAFVDLNAIDQDKVEFASDLHPAFSGVGASVDKGQTRLTIPIPHGEKLSLPGVNVKASSPPSLKLASLTCDRDLYRFGSDQVNILVVDLDSPEREVCVDLLLGTSIASPTQFDQRHVQLNESGLGIVRFDDLPVGTYQIVRSDSPYAIDGCEFSVAGFELAPLVATIGKMQVRVNALSCTLQISHFSKPLTGAIRVDLYDNKSRIDSRRASVKQGLAIIGLEIDGDGPHHLEITMVKDSSATATIPLPGSERQQRGETVLTRSGLWTTASLMPGQGTTEALGLHVRQTEQDNSPVQITDTLRGVVRIGAMQAIEDCVVCTCPFLSPGLSLGEASNSPSPNTRFQRLGNLSAGEVIEVPSSELAGLISVGCFVDEKPYEAHAVTLHRCDWRPSVQIAPMDDSINKTELGDEFDRGALFEPESKVSMTIDLGIEASGYAAVVIRDARLQPSSRPKQRLAANIKLAAEEAQPGAVETQTVYGVGQQYESYPYWAHVSAKTPAIDNETLAKFIDRDLISESQADHVMESASECGKPYFTLLEEFGYADSEDISLALAEIYGYQFVDLDSLSINEFVIELCPESVARENTVIPIREEHGGNLVFAMSNPVDLETIEKLRFILNRRIEIVIGTPDAIVEAINHFYGQVEGEYADSMLQEFTDTAIDFTETVESELGRVWPSPPERPNDEIEEPSLTLSDEEDAHVIFCKLIECTAGRGQVVVDLPDRTGRYTIDAFIVSGRQWSHVENEFDVHCDPYVKLQVPAVLLDGDQASGRVIARCQSGSFALAVQCDGVPVELRNPVAPYDPVTTDHLTTTESEFTFVAGLGRYTAKVCDRVSGKTREDNHQVNPLGKLVEPRRTMRMISDGQRIELNDQIRRIRLLPSVQPMKQMVAEATANYDHLCCEQTAAKLFSAVICLANQIGSGEPIERSCTAIRVGLKRQQDMWLPGKGFAIYPGNSPDVTWGRMATMHLLKMDFVSEMIESSSVARGLLGEVRQLARESAKHYRIAWPPESIGSSEDAYAQLRFANGNQCHRDQGQALEYARLQARKPIAGVRSFWRADQAMAAAALLRGGSEQNGSRASDTAEAMRLANRLFYELGPEGRLYSTIDSVALVVLLLELSRSEWMQSDSTITVNDQTRTIADALDSPDPINSLQISRGTLAVEYLSYAKQDWMQFVSNTPITVALMVGGHAATQFQEGDAIELRVRIKQGYEAGDLIWVALPPCLSRIQGGGQVKQFAVDMEGESETVIRLAATAPSSHPSLPPTSQRFLVCLRNMYDEDRIGNPGPISVQVTG; encoded by the coding sequence ATGAGATCCCCACGCATCTTCACGGTGAATCGAAGTCTCGCCAAGCAACTCGACCGCGGCGTTCACGTCGGTTGCCAATTTGCGTTCGTTGACTTGAATGCAATCGATCAAGATAAGGTCGAGTTTGCAAGCGACCTTCATCCTGCGTTCTCTGGCGTTGGTGCGAGCGTCGACAAAGGGCAAACTCGATTGACGATTCCCATTCCTCACGGGGAAAAGCTCTCCTTACCGGGCGTCAATGTCAAGGCAAGTTCGCCTCCCTCGTTGAAGCTGGCAAGCCTGACGTGCGATCGCGATCTTTATCGATTTGGCAGCGATCAAGTGAATATCTTGGTCGTCGATCTTGATTCACCGGAGCGGGAGGTATGTGTTGACCTTTTATTGGGGACTTCGATCGCAAGTCCAACTCAGTTCGATCAACGACACGTTCAACTCAATGAGAGCGGATTGGGGATTGTTCGGTTTGATGACCTGCCAGTTGGAACCTACCAAATCGTTCGATCTGATTCTCCTTACGCGATCGATGGATGCGAATTTTCGGTTGCAGGTTTCGAATTGGCACCGCTGGTCGCAACGATAGGCAAAATGCAAGTTCGCGTGAATGCGTTGTCTTGCACGCTACAAATCTCTCATTTCTCAAAACCATTGACCGGTGCAATTCGCGTTGACTTATACGACAATAAGTCTCGAATCGACTCCCGTCGGGCCAGCGTGAAACAGGGATTGGCCATCATCGGATTGGAGATCGATGGCGACGGACCGCACCATTTGGAAATTACAATGGTGAAAGATTCATCCGCCACCGCGACGATCCCACTGCCGGGAAGTGAGCGGCAGCAACGTGGGGAAACCGTCTTGACGAGGAGTGGGCTCTGGACAACCGCATCGCTGATGCCCGGACAGGGCACCACGGAAGCCCTTGGTTTGCACGTCCGTCAAACCGAACAAGACAATTCGCCGGTCCAAATCACCGATACGCTACGTGGCGTTGTCCGCATCGGAGCGATGCAGGCTATCGAGGACTGTGTGGTTTGCACTTGCCCCTTTCTCTCTCCAGGGCTCTCTTTGGGCGAAGCTTCCAATTCACCCTCGCCAAACACCCGTTTTCAGCGGCTCGGAAACCTGTCCGCTGGGGAAGTGATCGAAGTACCGTCGAGCGAATTGGCAGGATTGATCTCAGTCGGCTGCTTCGTCGACGAGAAACCGTATGAGGCACACGCCGTCACGCTGCATCGCTGCGACTGGAGGCCCTCTGTCCAGATTGCCCCGATGGACGACTCGATCAATAAAACGGAACTCGGGGACGAATTCGACAGGGGAGCTTTGTTTGAACCAGAAAGCAAAGTCTCGATGACCATTGACTTGGGAATTGAAGCGTCCGGGTACGCGGCGGTCGTGATTCGGGACGCACGGCTGCAACCGAGTTCGCGTCCGAAGCAGCGATTGGCGGCGAACATCAAGTTGGCTGCGGAGGAAGCGCAGCCCGGCGCTGTTGAAACGCAGACGGTCTACGGCGTGGGCCAGCAGTATGAGAGCTATCCGTACTGGGCGCATGTTTCGGCGAAGACGCCGGCAATCGACAACGAAACGCTCGCCAAATTCATTGATCGCGACCTGATCAGTGAATCACAGGCCGACCATGTCATGGAATCGGCGTCCGAATGCGGCAAGCCATACTTCACGTTGCTAGAGGAATTTGGCTATGCCGACTCCGAAGACATCTCACTCGCGCTTGCGGAAATCTATGGATACCAATTCGTTGACTTGGACAGTTTGTCGATCAACGAATTTGTGATCGAGTTGTGTCCGGAGTCGGTTGCACGCGAGAACACGGTCATTCCCATCCGCGAAGAACATGGCGGCAATCTCGTCTTCGCAATGTCGAATCCAGTCGACTTGGAAACGATTGAAAAGCTTCGCTTCATCTTGAACCGTCGCATCGAGATCGTCATTGGAACGCCGGATGCCATTGTCGAAGCGATCAACCATTTCTACGGACAGGTCGAGGGAGAGTACGCCGACAGCATGTTGCAGGAGTTCACCGATACAGCCATCGATTTCACCGAAACCGTAGAGTCGGAACTCGGAAGAGTGTGGCCAAGTCCTCCTGAGCGACCTAACGACGAAATCGAGGAGCCTTCGCTGACACTGAGTGATGAAGAGGATGCTCACGTCATTTTCTGCAAACTGATCGAATGTACCGCGGGGCGAGGCCAAGTGGTGGTGGATTTGCCTGACCGAACGGGACGTTACACCATCGACGCGTTTATCGTTTCTGGACGTCAGTGGTCGCATGTAGAGAACGAGTTCGATGTGCACTGCGATCCCTATGTCAAACTTCAGGTCCCGGCGGTTCTTTTGGATGGCGACCAAGCCAGCGGACGGGTGATCGCACGGTGTCAATCGGGAAGTTTCGCGTTGGCCGTCCAGTGCGATGGCGTTCCGGTCGAACTTCGCAATCCAGTCGCTCCCTACGATCCGGTCACGACGGACCATCTGACGACCACGGAATCCGAGTTCACCTTTGTTGCCGGACTGGGGCGGTACACTGCGAAGGTCTGTGATCGGGTCAGTGGCAAAACGCGTGAAGACAATCATCAAGTCAATCCGCTCGGGAAGCTCGTCGAGCCGCGGCGAACCATGCGGATGATCAGCGACGGGCAGCGGATCGAACTCAACGATCAGATTCGTCGGATTCGTTTGCTTCCCAGTGTGCAACCGATGAAGCAGATGGTGGCGGAAGCGACGGCGAATTATGACCACCTGTGTTGTGAACAAACTGCCGCCAAGCTCTTCTCCGCCGTCATTTGTTTGGCGAACCAGATCGGCAGCGGCGAACCAATCGAAAGATCCTGCACGGCGATCCGTGTTGGCCTGAAACGACAGCAAGACATGTGGTTGCCGGGAAAAGGATTTGCGATCTACCCAGGCAATTCACCCGATGTGACCTGGGGACGCATGGCGACCATGCATCTGTTGAAGATGGACTTTGTCAGTGAGATGATTGAGTCCAGCAGCGTTGCACGTGGGCTACTCGGTGAAGTTCGACAACTTGCCCGCGAGTCGGCCAAGCACTACCGGATCGCTTGGCCACCGGAGTCGATTGGTTCAAGCGAAGACGCCTACGCACAATTGCGCTTTGCCAACGGGAACCAGTGTCACAGGGACCAGGGCCAGGCCCTCGAGTACGCTCGATTGCAAGCCCGCAAACCAATTGCCGGCGTCCGGTCGTTTTGGCGTGCCGACCAAGCGATGGCTGCTGCTGCACTACTTCGAGGAGGAAGCGAGCAGAATGGCTCACGAGCATCCGATACCGCCGAAGCCATGCGATTGGCGAACCGATTGTTTTATGAGCTTGGGCCTGAGGGACGTTTGTATTCGACCATTGACTCAGTCGCGCTCGTTGTTCTGTTGCTTGAGCTCTCTCGATCGGAATGGATGCAGTCGGATTCGACGATAACGGTCAATGACCAAACACGAACGATTGCGGATGCCCTCGACAGCCCTGACCCCATCAACTCATTGCAAATCAGTCGTGGAACCCTCGCCGTGGAATATCTTTCCTATGCCAAGCAGGACTGGATGCAGTTTGTCTCCAACACTCCGATTACCGTGGCATTGATGGTGGGTGGTCACGCTGCGACGCAATTCCAGGAAGGTGATGCGATTGAACTTCGCGTGCGGATCAAGCAAGGATACGAAGCGGGAGACCTCATCTGGGTCGCCCTACCGCCATGTCTATCTCGAATCCAGGGTGGCGGCCAAGTCAAACAATTCGCGGTCGACATGGAAGGAGAATCGGAAACGGTTATTCGGTTAGCAGCAACCGCGCCGTCATCACACCCAAGTCTTCCGCCGACAAGCCAACGTTTTCTGGTTTGCTTGCGAAACATGTACGACGAAGATCGAATCGGAAACCCAGGTCCGATTTCGGTCCAAGTAACGGGATAA
- a CDS encoding transposase has translation MPSIMEGTNNKIKTLQRQSYGIRDREYFELLLYSLHQKKYALVG, from the coding sequence GTGCCCTCCATCATGGAGGGCACCAATAACAAAATCAAGACGCTCCAACGACAATCCTACGGCATTCGTGATCGCGAATACTTCGAACTACTGCTTTATTCGCTCCATCAGAAAAAGTACGCTTTAGTCGGATGA